The following DNA comes from Paraburkholderia sp. PGU19.
CTCATGGGCGCTCCTTTACGTGCTGGCGCAGTGTAGGGCGCTCCACATAGCGGCCGTCCAGGCGAGGCGAAGCCCCGGTCTCGAACGCGAAGCAGGGCAAAACAGCACGCGCGATCCGTCGCCAGGTTCGCTTTCGGACGACTTGCTTCGGTTGCAGTGCGAGCATTGCGGCACCGGCTTGATACCTTGCGAAGCGATGACGCCCCGCGTCCTGTTTTCATCAAGAGGGTCCACGCCATGCTCGCGAAATCGTCACAACCTGGGTCACAACCCGCTTCCTCTCACGCCGCGCCGAACTATCTGCAATGCGGCGATGCAACCTTGAACGCGCTGATCGAGGTTGCATCGGCGGGTCTGTTCCGGCATTTCCCGCAAGCCAGCGCCGACACGACCGATATCGAACTGGTGCTCGACGCGTTGCGCGCGTTCCGCCCCAAGGTGGCCGAGATCGACACGCTCGCGGGCGTGCTGCATATCGCCAACGGCCGCTGGGACGAGGGGTCGCGCACGCTGCGCGACGTGATCGACGCGGCGCCGTCGTTTGCCTATGCGAAGGCGATGTACGCGTACTGCCTCGCGGCGCAGAAGGACGCTGGCTGGCGTCAATGGGCCGACCAGGCGTTGGAAGGCGAGGCGGGCCCGG
Coding sequences within:
- a CDS encoding HrpB1 family type III secretion system apparatus protein, coding for MLAKSSQPGSQPASSHAAPNYLQCGDATLNALIEVASAGLFRHFPQASADTTDIELVLDALRAFRPKVAEIDTLAGVLHIANGRWDEGSRTLRDVIDAAPSFAYAKAMYAYCLAAQKDAGWRQWADQALEGEAGPETRALVRALTVRADLEAARANHRGGEFVLPESYRELAEEQENAQTKTARQPSGDAPAFASHAFLRA